The following DNA comes from Aquipuribacter hungaricus.
CACGGTGGTCGACCTCGTCGTCGCCGACGGCACCAACCTCGTCCCGCCGGTGGTCGGGCTCGCCCAGGGCGAGGCGGTCGCGCAGGTCACCGGCGCCGGGTTCGAGGTCCAGGTGCAGGAGCGGCAGTCCGACGAGCAGGGCGGCCTCGTGCTCGAGGTGGCGCCCGAGGCCTCGACGGCGCAGCGGCTCGGCTCGACCGTCACGCTCACGGTCTCCGCGTCGGCCGACTCCGCCCCGGTGCGCATCACCCAGACCGCGTTCTCCACGACGACCGAGCGCCCGGCGCGCGAGACGGCCACGTCGACGGCCACCTCCACCGAGCGCTCCACGGCGACGGCCACCGCCACGACGACCGAGCGCAGCACGGCGACCACGACGAGCACGGCCACGGTGACGAGCACCGCGACGGTCACCGCGACGACGACGGTCACCGAGCCGGCCCCGCCGCCGCCCCCGCCGCCCGCGGACGACCTGCTCGTCCCCTGACCGGGGTCCGCGCCCTGGCGCGCCCGGGCGGGCGCCGCCCGTCGGGTCGCTAGTCTCGTCAGGGCCGGTGCCGCGCCAGCGTGCGCACCCGCCGTGCCCGCCGAGACCCAGCCAGAGCCCCCCCACCGAAGGAGCGCCCCTCGTGGCCACCATCGAAGCCATCGGAGCACGCGAGATCCTCGACTCCCGCGGCAACCCCACCGTCGAGGTCGAGGTCGAGCTCGACGACGGCACCCTGGAGCGTGCGGCGGTGCCCTCGGGCGCCAGCACCGGCGCCTTCGAGGCCGCCGAGCGCCGTGACGGCGACACGAGCCGCTACCTGGGCAAGGGCGTCCGCAACGCGGTCGACGCCGTGCTCGACGAGATCGGCCCGGAGCTCGTCGGCTACGACGCGGACGAGCAGCGCCTCGTCGACCAGGCGATGATCGACCTGGACGGCTCGCCGAACAAGGCCACCCTGGGCGCCAACGCGATCCTCGGCGTCTCGCTCGCCGTGGCCAAGGCCGCCGCCAGCTCCGCGGGCCTGCCGTTGTTCCGCTACGTCGGCGGCCCCAACGCCCACGTGCTGCCGGTCCCGATGATGAACATCCTCAACGGCGGCGCCCACGCGGACTCCGGCGTCGACATCCAGGAGTTCATGGTCGCCCCGATCTCGGCGCCGTCCTTCGCCGAGGCGCTGCGGATGGGCGCGGAGACCTACCACGCCCTCAAGTCGGTCCTCAAGAAGAAGGGCCTGTCGACCGGCCTGGGCGACGAGGGCGGGTTCGCCCCCAGCGTCGGCAGCAGCC
Coding sequences within:
- the eno gene encoding phosphopyruvate hydratase; its protein translation is MATIEAIGAREILDSRGNPTVEVEVELDDGTLERAAVPSGASTGAFEAAERRDGDTSRYLGKGVRNAVDAVLDEIGPELVGYDADEQRLVDQAMIDLDGSPNKATLGANAILGVSLAVAKAAASSAGLPLFRYVGGPNAHVLPVPMMNILNGGAHADSGVDIQEFMVAPISAPSFAEALRMGAETYHALKSVLKKKGLSTGLGDEGGFAPSVGSSREALDLIAEAVSAAGFTLGTDFGLALDVAASELHSDGSYRFEGEQRTSAQMVDFYADLVTSYPMVSIEDPLDEEDWEGWASLVERVGDQVQIVGDDLFVTNPTRLQRGIDSRAANALLVKVNQIGTLTETLDAVDLAHRNGFRSMMSHRSGETEDTTIADLAVATNCGQIKTGAPARSDRVAKYNQLLRIEELLDDAAVYAGAGAFPRYTQG